The following proteins are co-located in the Deltaproteobacteria bacterium genome:
- a CDS encoding cupin domain-containing protein produces MENQQATGRPYREFLRVPALSCGIYTLPTGAKDLQSPHDEDEVYLVVRGKGRMRLGGEERKVGPGSLLYVRATSQHSFFEIEEEITLLVFFASGGPAH; encoded by the coding sequence ATCGAGAACCAGCAGGCGACGGGACGCCCGTATCGCGAGTTCCTGCGCGTGCCTGCGCTCTCGTGCGGCATCTACACGCTGCCCACCGGCGCGAAGGATCTGCAGTCGCCACACGACGAGGACGAGGTCTACCTCGTGGTGCGCGGCAAGGGCCGCATGCGCTTGGGCGGCGAAGAGCGCAAGGTCGGCCCCGGCTCGCTGCTCTACGTGCGCGCGACTTCGCAGCACTCGTTCTTCGAGATCGAGGAGGAGATCACGCTGCTCGTGTTCTTCGCCTCGGGCGGCCCTGCTCACTGA
- a CDS encoding class I SAM-dependent methyltransferase, whose product MERVPEPELMDDAAQALAYARADFAAPHDRFVALLCQRTHAAELRGRALDLGCGPGDITFRVGAALPQLAIDGVDGAEAMLALAREGAARRGLAARVRFARAYLPDDAPPARDYALVYSSSLLHHLREPAALWESSKRFGARGARVFVGDLLRPTSEAEARALVAREASHEPDVLQRDFYASLCAAYREPEVRAQLAAAGLGHFALEVVSDRHWIAWGELP is encoded by the coding sequence ATGGAGCGCGTTCCCGAGCCGGAGCTGATGGACGACGCCGCGCAGGCGCTCGCCTATGCGCGCGCGGACTTCGCCGCGCCGCACGACCGCTTCGTCGCGCTGCTGTGCCAGCGCACGCACGCGGCCGAGCTGCGCGGGCGTGCGCTCGATCTCGGCTGCGGGCCAGGCGACATCACGTTCCGCGTGGGGGCGGCGCTGCCGCAGCTCGCGATCGACGGCGTGGACGGAGCCGAGGCAATGCTCGCGCTCGCACGCGAAGGCGCCGCGAGGCGCGGCCTCGCGGCGCGCGTTCGCTTCGCGCGCGCGTACCTGCCCGACGACGCGCCGCCCGCGCGCGACTACGCGCTCGTCTACTCGAGCTCGCTGCTGCACCACCTGCGCGAGCCCGCGGCGCTGTGGGAGAGCTCGAAGCGCTTCGGCGCACGCGGCGCGCGCGTGTTCGTAGGCGACTTGTTACGGCCCACGAGCGAAGCGGAAGCGCGCGCGCTCGTTGCGCGCGAAGCGAGCCACGAGCCCGACGTGCTGCAGCGCGACTTCTACGCCTCGCTGTGCGCCGCCTACCGCGAACCTGAAGTCCGCGCGCAGCTTGCCGCTGCCGGCCTCGGTCACTTCGCGCTGGAGGTGGTGTCGGACCGGCACTGGATCGCGTGGGGTGAGCTGCCGTGA
- a CDS encoding 8-oxo-dGTP diphosphatase gives MDWARWTGVPCTLVFVVRGGEVLLIRKKRGLGAGKVNGPGGKIDAGETPLAGAAREVREEVRAAPLGLEAAGRARFQFAEGYATDVHVFRASGLEGTPAATPEADPFWARLDAIPYAEMWEDDALWLPHLLAGRAFAGRFLFDGDELLDWAIELH, from the coding sequence ATCGATTGGGCTCGCTGGACCGGCGTGCCGTGCACGCTCGTGTTCGTCGTGCGCGGCGGAGAGGTGCTGCTGATCCGCAAGAAGCGCGGCCTCGGCGCGGGCAAGGTGAACGGCCCAGGCGGCAAGATCGACGCCGGCGAAACACCCCTCGCCGGGGCGGCGCGCGAAGTGCGCGAGGAGGTGCGCGCCGCGCCGCTCGGCCTCGAAGCTGCCGGCCGCGCGCGCTTTCAGTTCGCGGAAGGCTATGCGACCGACGTGCACGTCTTCCGCGCGAGCGGCCTCGAGGGCACGCCCGCGGCGACGCCCGAGGCCGACCCGTTCTGGGCGCGACTCGACGCGATCCCGTACGCCGAGATGTGGGAGGACGACGCGCTCTGGCTCCCGCACCTCCTCGCCGGCCGCGCGTTCGCAGGGCGCTTTCTCTTCGACGGCGACGAGCTGCTCGATTGGGCGATCGAGCTCCACTGA
- a CDS encoding DUF4184 family protein: MPFTLSHAAAAVPLKRALPWTVLSALVIGSMTPDFPYFVGGGDLRWHTHTFLSVLTFSLPVGSAIYFAFRRWLRAAWIDLLPAAFAARIPRRGTQASLAAICASVALGAFTHVAWDSFTHEHQAGVNLVAPLNLVLFELLGFPVRGFNLLQHVSTAVGALLLAWWLRGWLARTPRGELPPTWMRAATVRRLAPLVAFGGIGPLATIAAAIVAPPSARLVDIRAFIGAAVVVAMSAALALLAAYTVWWWNAPSPRSGVRNAVAE; the protein is encoded by the coding sequence ATGCCGTTCACGCTGTCGCACGCCGCTGCTGCCGTCCCGCTGAAGCGCGCGCTGCCGTGGACCGTGCTCTCCGCGCTCGTGATCGGCAGCATGACGCCCGACTTCCCCTACTTCGTCGGCGGCGGCGATCTGCGCTGGCACACGCACACCTTCCTCAGTGTTCTCACCTTCAGCCTGCCAGTCGGCAGCGCGATCTACTTCGCGTTCCGGCGCTGGCTGCGCGCGGCGTGGATCGATCTCCTGCCGGCCGCCTTCGCCGCGCGCATTCCGCGCCGCGGCACGCAGGCGTCACTCGCCGCGATCTGTGCTTCGGTCGCGCTCGGTGCGTTCACCCACGTGGCGTGGGACTCGTTCACACATGAGCACCAAGCGGGCGTGAACCTCGTGGCGCCGCTGAACCTCGTGCTGTTCGAGCTGCTCGGCTTCCCCGTGCGCGGCTTCAACTTGCTTCAGCACGTGAGCACCGCCGTCGGTGCGCTGCTGCTCGCGTGGTGGCTGCGCGGCTGGCTGGCGCGTACCCCGCGCGGCGAGCTGCCGCCGACTTGGATGCGTGCGGCGACCGTGCGCCGCCTCGCGCCGCTCGTCGCGTTCGGCGGGATCGGCCCGCTCGCGACGATCGCGGCGGCGATCGTCGCTCCGCCGAGCGCGCGGCTGGTCGACATCCGCGCGTTCATCGGCGCCGCCGTCGTCGTTGCGATGAGCGCTGCGCTCGCGCTGCTCGCCGCCTACACGGTGTGGTGGTGGAACGCGCCGAGTCCGCGGTCAGGAGTTCGCAATGCAGTCGCCGAGTGA
- a CDS encoding PH domain-containing protein gives MQSPSDVFVSKRDGWLVAVIWIASAVGLAALLPALWVSQREPLGFWVVLATILALGLGPWVLYSTRYAIEASELRIVSGPFRWRVPFAEIRSVEPSTNPLSSPACSLDRLLIQYGKRRIMISPLDRAGFLRALAARCPQLRTDGECLRPA, from the coding sequence ATGCAGTCGCCGAGTGACGTGTTCGTCTCGAAGCGCGACGGCTGGCTCGTCGCGGTGATCTGGATCGCGAGCGCGGTCGGGCTCGCGGCGCTGCTCCCCGCGCTGTGGGTCTCGCAGCGAGAGCCGCTCGGCTTCTGGGTCGTGCTCGCGACGATCCTCGCGCTCGGCCTCGGGCCGTGGGTGCTCTACAGCACGCGCTACGCGATCGAAGCGAGCGAGCTGCGGATCGTCAGCGGCCCGTTCCGCTGGCGCGTTCCGTTCGCCGAGATTCGGAGCGTCGAGCCCAGCACGAACCCGCTCTCGAGCCCCGCCTGCTCACTCGACCGGCTCCTCATCCAGTATGGGAAGCGGCGCATCATGATCTCGCCCCTCGACCGGGCGGGCTTCCTGCGCGCCCTCGCCGCCCGCTGCCCCCAGCTCCGGACCGACGGCGAGTGCCTGCGCCCGGCCTGA
- a CDS encoding Rdx family protein codes for MAAAIERETGTKPTLIRGDGGVFEVTADGALLFSKKKAGRFPTEAEVLKALRQS; via the coding sequence CTGGCGGCCGCGATCGAGCGCGAGACGGGGACGAAGCCCACGCTGATTCGGGGCGATGGCGGCGTCTTCGAAGTCACCGCGGACGGCGCGCTCTTGTTCTCGAAGAAGAAGGCGGGCCGCTTCCCCACGGAAGCCGAGGTGCTGAAGGCGCTGCGTCAGTCGTGA
- a CDS encoding heme-binding domain-containing protein, whose product MTRGRKLLVGAAVALIAIQLIPIPRTNPPATAPLAAPPELQAVLDRACMNCHSHATKWPWYAYVAPASWLVVYDTLEGREHLNLSTWGERSAKKQAENAREMWEEVEDGEMPLPPYLLLHPEAKLSDADKAVLRAWSQSFGASSGDGGGEEHEAHHD is encoded by the coding sequence ATGACGAGAGGTCGCAAGCTCTTGGTCGGCGCTGCGGTCGCGCTCATCGCGATTCAGCTGATTCCGATCCCGCGCACGAATCCGCCGGCGACGGCGCCGCTCGCCGCGCCGCCCGAGCTGCAGGCCGTGCTCGACCGCGCGTGCATGAACTGCCACTCGCACGCGACGAAGTGGCCCTGGTACGCGTACGTCGCGCCGGCCTCGTGGCTCGTCGTGTACGACACGCTCGAGGGCCGCGAGCACCTGAATCTCTCGACCTGGGGTGAGCGCTCCGCCAAGAAGCAGGCGGAGAACGCGCGCGAGATGTGGGAAGAGGTGGAAGACGGCGAGATGCCGCTGCCGCCGTACTTGCTGCTGCATCCCGAAGCGAAGCTCAGCGACGCGGACAAGGCCGTGCTGCGCGCGTGGAGCCAGAGCTTCGGCGCGAGCTCAGGCGATGGAGGCGGCGAGGAACACGAGGCGCATCACGACTGA
- a CDS encoding phage holin family protein: MKGFLLRWAISALGLWLADLLLDGLSFDSPGTLAAAALLLGIVNAIVRPLAVVLTFPFTLVSLGLFLLVINAAMLGLVAWLLDGFHIASFWSALGGWAITSLTGWFAAGFVGERGRVEVIVARR; this comes from the coding sequence ATGAAGGGCTTCCTGCTGCGCTGGGCGATCTCGGCCCTCGGTCTGTGGCTCGCCGACTTGTTATTGGACGGGCTGTCTTTCGACTCGCCCGGAACGCTCGCCGCTGCCGCGCTCTTGCTCGGCATCGTGAACGCGATCGTGCGACCCCTCGCGGTCGTGCTCACGTTCCCGTTCACACTCGTTTCGCTCGGCCTGTTCCTGCTCGTGATCAACGCCGCGATGCTCGGGCTCGTGGCGTGGCTCCTCGACGGATTCCACATCGCGAGCTTCTGGTCCGCACTCGGCGGCTGGGCGATCACGTCGCTCACGGGCTGGTTCGCAGCGGGCTTCGTCGGCGAGCGCGGCAGAGTCGAAGTGATCGTGGCGCGGCGGTAG
- a CDS encoding HAD-IA family hydrolase: MPARLPLAALDTLFLDAGNTLISIDFTIVAHEFAAHGVRAESSEIARAEAAARPALSQWLSGGASQQGADTHFSFLRNVLDHLPAGRALPPPERARIAEAASARIYRPGASDELWNVPLPGVADALAALRAAGLRLVVVSNADGTVERGLTRAGLRGLLDVVIDSHVVGFEKPDPRIFAHALAGSGASPDNTLHVGDLYAADVVGARAAGVHALLLDPHDDWPPVDCARLPDVPALARAILAARS, from the coding sequence GTGCCCGCGCGCTTGCCCCTCGCCGCGCTCGACACGCTCTTCCTCGACGCCGGCAACACGCTGATCTCGATCGACTTCACGATCGTGGCGCACGAGTTCGCAGCACACGGCGTGCGCGCGGAGTCGAGCGAGATCGCGCGCGCTGAAGCCGCCGCGCGCCCCGCGCTCTCGCAGTGGCTCTCGGGCGGCGCGTCGCAGCAGGGCGCGGACACGCACTTCTCGTTTCTGCGGAACGTGCTCGATCACCTGCCCGCGGGCCGCGCGCTGCCGCCGCCCGAACGCGCGCGCATCGCCGAGGCCGCGAGCGCGCGGATCTATCGCCCCGGCGCGTCGGATGAGCTCTGGAACGTGCCCCTGCCCGGCGTCGCGGACGCGCTCGCCGCGCTGCGCGCCGCAGGCCTGCGCCTCGTCGTGGTGAGCAACGCCGACGGCACCGTCGAGCGTGGGCTCACGCGCGCCGGCTTGCGCGGGCTGCTCGACGTCGTGATCGACTCGCACGTCGTCGGCTTCGAGAAGCCGGATCCGCGCATCTTCGCGCATGCGCTCGCCGGGTCCGGCGCGTCTCCTGACAACACGCTGCACGTCGGCGATCTCTACGCCGCGGACGTCGTCGGCGCGCGCGCCGCCGGCGTGCACGCGCTGCTGCTCGATCCGCACGACGACTGGCCACCCGTCGACTGCGCGCGCCTGCCCGACGTGCCCGCGCTGGCGAGGGCGATCCTCGCTGCCCGCTCGTAA
- a CDS encoding antibiotic biosynthesis monooxygenase, translated as MVLVIFRNRLRGENPPGYETVANRMVALAQQQPGFRAIKTFTADDGERVTISEFDSIEAVNAWRANVEHLEAQRRGRSEFYAEYLLQTCELLREKKFSAR; from the coding sequence GTGGTCCTCGTGATCTTCCGCAACCGCCTGCGCGGCGAGAATCCGCCAGGCTACGAAACCGTGGCGAACCGCATGGTCGCGCTCGCGCAGCAGCAGCCCGGGTTCCGCGCGATCAAGACCTTCACCGCGGACGATGGCGAGCGCGTGACGATCTCCGAGTTCGATTCGATCGAGGCGGTGAACGCGTGGCGCGCCAACGTCGAGCACCTCGAAGCGCAGCGCCGCGGGCGCAGCGAGTTCTACGCGGAGTACTTGCTGCAGACGTGTGAGCTGCTGCGCGAGAAGAAGTTCAGCGCGAGGTAG
- a CDS encoding TIGR03619 family F420-dependent LLM class oxidoreductase: MRFTFAESMCEPKQLLTLAVEAERCGFDSFTVPESIMYPKHSDSKYPYTATGGREFLEGKPFIEPFVLMGALSAITQRLRFTTFVVKLPLRHPVLTAKQATSVAVLSDNRFGFGVGLSPWPDDFRVMNTPWEGRGKRLDECIEIIRGLSTGEFFEYHGEVFDVEPIKLCPAPTKPIPFLIGGHTDAAYKRAAKLGDGWMHGGGGEAADLDGAIARIQALRREHGTDKKPFEIHAISLNAYSVGGIKKLEDQGVTDAIVGFRNAYEPDTMPLQTKIDALKGYADRVIAKVR, translated from the coding sequence ATGCGCTTCACGTTCGCCGAATCGATGTGCGAGCCCAAACAGCTGCTAACGCTCGCCGTCGAAGCCGAGCGCTGCGGCTTCGACTCGTTCACGGTGCCCGAGTCGATCATGTACCCGAAGCATTCAGACTCGAAGTACCCGTACACCGCGACGGGCGGACGCGAGTTCCTGGAAGGCAAGCCCTTCATCGAGCCGTTCGTGCTGATGGGCGCGCTGAGCGCGATCACGCAGCGGCTGCGCTTCACCACCTTCGTCGTGAAGCTGCCGCTTCGGCACCCCGTGCTCACCGCGAAGCAGGCCACTTCGGTCGCGGTGCTGAGCGACAACCGCTTCGGCTTCGGCGTCGGCCTCTCGCCGTGGCCCGACGACTTCCGCGTGATGAACACGCCGTGGGAGGGCCGCGGCAAACGCCTCGACGAGTGCATCGAGATCATCCGCGGCCTCTCCACGGGCGAGTTCTTCGAGTACCACGGCGAAGTCTTCGACGTGGAGCCGATCAAGCTCTGTCCCGCGCCGACCAAGCCGATCCCGTTCCTGATCGGGGGCCACACGGACGCCGCCTACAAACGCGCGGCGAAGCTCGGCGACGGCTGGATGCACGGCGGCGGCGGCGAGGCGGCCGACCTCGATGGCGCGATCGCGCGCATCCAAGCGCTGCGCCGCGAGCACGGCACGGACAAGAAGCCGTTCGAGATTCATGCGATCTCGCTGAACGCCTACTCGGTCGGCGGGATCAAGAAGCTCGAGGACCAAGGCGTGACGGACGCGATCGTCGGCTTCCGCAACGCCTACGAGCCCGACACCATGCCCCTGCAAACCAAGATCGATGCGCTGAAAGGCTATGCGGACCGCGTGATCGCCAAGGTCCGCTGA
- a CDS encoding MAPEG family protein, whose amino-acid sequence MPFTTLAWKLWALSVLALALKMLVLALLTSRQRLAKRVFASPEDYATQGMAEKRERDPDVERYRRAHRNDLENILPFFVVGAIYAATQPSALGAWLCLPGFALARVLHTVFYLRGAMPHRTLAYGYAYFATLWMILASAWSLVA is encoded by the coding sequence ATGCCGTTCACGACGCTCGCCTGGAAGCTGTGGGCGCTCTCGGTGCTCGCGCTCGCGCTGAAGATGCTCGTGCTGGCGCTCCTCACGAGCCGCCAGCGGCTCGCGAAGCGCGTGTTCGCGTCGCCCGAGGACTACGCGACGCAGGGCATGGCGGAGAAGCGCGAGCGCGATCCCGACGTCGAGCGCTATCGGCGCGCGCACCGCAACGACCTCGAGAACATCCTCCCGTTCTTCGTGGTCGGCGCGATCTACGCCGCGACGCAGCCGAGCGCGCTCGGCGCATGGCTCTGCCTGCCTGGCTTCGCGCTCGCGCGGGTGCTGCACACCGTGTTCTACCTGCGCGGCGCCATGCCGCATCGCACGCTCGCGTACGGGTACGCCTACTTCGCGACGCTCTGGATGATCCTCGCCTCGGCGTGGAGCCTCGTCGCATGA
- a CDS encoding SelT/SelW/SelH family protein: MKPRVSITYCAKCRFLTRAAWMAQELLTTFADELGEIALVPGDGGVFQVRVAEELIACRVRDGGFPELAELKRRIRDRVAPGRELGHSDRP; the protein is encoded by the coding sequence ATGAAGCCGCGCGTCAGCATCACGTACTGCGCGAAGTGCAGGTTCCTAACGCGCGCGGCGTGGATGGCGCAGGAGCTGCTGACGACGTTCGCGGACGAGCTCGGAGAAATCGCGCTCGTGCCGGGCGATGGCGGCGTGTTTCAGGTGCGCGTCGCGGAGGAGCTGATCGCGTGCCGCGTGCGCGACGGCGGCTTCCCGGAGCTCGCGGAGCTGAAGCGCCGCATCCGAGACCGCGTGGCGCCGGGCCGCGAGCTCGGACACAGCGATCGCCCGTAA
- a CDS encoding DUF2255 family protein: MTRLASLTAAVLLTFAAASAPALDWSAHASADTVVIATTDEGGAARDTTIWLCVSNGQGYVRGGGGQWVANALRDGAVTLRVGDAHLALTATRVTDAAEIERVTADFRAKYGFSDTLATLIRGEPTIFRLTPR, translated from the coding sequence ATGACCCGCCTCGCCTCGCTCACCGCCGCAGTGCTCCTCACCTTCGCCGCTGCTTCAGCGCCCGCCCTCGACTGGAGCGCGCACGCGAGCGCCGACACGGTCGTGATCGCGACGACGGACGAAGGCGGCGCCGCGCGCGACACGACGATTTGGTTGTGCGTCTCGAACGGTCAGGGCTACGTGCGCGGTGGCGGTGGGCAGTGGGTGGCGAACGCACTGCGCGACGGTGCGGTGACGCTGCGCGTGGGCGATGCGCATCTCGCGCTGACCGCGACGCGCGTGACCGACGCCGCCGAGATCGAGCGCGTGACCGCGGACTTCCGCGCGAAGTACGGCTTCAGCGACACGCTCGCGACGCTGATCCGCGGCGAGCCCACGATCTTCCGCCTGACGCCGCGGTGA
- a CDS encoding gamma-glutamylcyclotransferase, producing the protein MSAALFSYGTLMLAPVRRLHSRRAFATEPATLAGFARVALRGASYPGLVPDARGVVTGVLVRGIAPALLAKLDRWEGAEYTRQPVRVTLASGESAPAFVYVRAPRARSRALAQDWEASAFERRDLARWLKTARHRNAKESPR; encoded by the coding sequence GTGAGCGCCGCGCTCTTCAGCTACGGCACGCTGATGCTCGCGCCGGTGCGCCGCCTGCACTCGCGCCGCGCGTTCGCGACCGAGCCGGCGACGCTCGCCGGCTTCGCGCGCGTGGCGCTTCGCGGCGCGAGCTACCCCGGACTCGTCCCCGATGCGCGCGGAGTCGTTACGGGCGTGCTCGTGCGCGGCATCGCGCCTGCGCTGCTCGCGAAGCTCGATCGCTGGGAGGGCGCGGAGTACACGCGCCAGCCCGTGCGCGTCACGCTCGCGAGCGGCGAGAGCGCGCCCGCGTTCGTCTACGTGCGCGCGCCGCGCGCGCGCAGCCGCGCACTCGCGCAAGACTGGGAAGCGAGCGCGTTCGAGCGACGTGATCTCGCGCGCTGGCTGAAGACCGCGCGCCATCGCAACGCGAAGGAGTCTCCCCGATGA
- a CDS encoding DUF2905 domain-containing protein — translation MGRTLILIGAALVALGLLVSLAPHIPLLGKLPGDVRFERDGLALYFPITSCILLSAIVTLVMQLIERMK, via the coding sequence ATCGGCCGCACGCTGATCCTGATCGGCGCCGCGCTCGTCGCGCTCGGGCTGCTGGTCTCACTCGCGCCGCACATCCCGCTGCTCGGCAAGCTTCCCGGCGACGTCCGCTTCGAGCGCGACGGCTTAGCGCTCTACTTCCCGATCACGAGCTGCATCCTGCTGAGCGCGATCGTCACGCTCGTGATGCAGCTGATCGAGCGGATGAAATGA
- a CDS encoding SDR family oxidoreductase, with product MANLGYDWTGRVAVITGAGSGIGLAAARRVLALGGRVVAVDLEEKGLAQLEGANVRKLAGDVTQESTNAAAVALAQELGGLHALVLNAGLPANGAIDQLDMATFDRVIAVNLRAAVLGVRAALPALRKADAPAVAVTASVSGLGGDPGLWAYNAAKGGVVNFVRSAALELGKQGIRINAVCPGPTHTGMTKEIRQLQPVHDELRRHIPLGRWGEAEEIAAVLVFLCSPAASFVNGAIVPVDGGVFAGTAQFTPWGSGL from the coding sequence GTGGCGAATCTCGGATACGACTGGACGGGGCGCGTGGCGGTGATCACGGGCGCGGGCTCGGGCATCGGCCTCGCAGCGGCGCGGCGCGTGCTCGCGCTCGGCGGGCGCGTGGTCGCGGTCGATCTCGAAGAGAAGGGCCTCGCACAGCTCGAAGGCGCGAACGTGCGCAAGCTCGCGGGCGACGTCACGCAGGAGAGCACGAACGCCGCGGCGGTGGCGCTCGCACAGGAGCTCGGCGGCCTCCACGCGCTCGTGCTGAACGCGGGCCTGCCCGCGAACGGCGCGATCGACCAGCTCGACATGGCGACCTTCGACCGCGTGATCGCCGTGAACCTGCGCGCCGCAGTGCTCGGCGTGCGCGCCGCGCTGCCCGCGCTGCGCAAAGCCGACGCACCCGCGGTCGCCGTGACCGCGTCGGTCTCCGGCCTCGGCGGCGACCCGGGCCTGTGGGCCTACAACGCCGCGAAGGGCGGCGTCGTCAACTTCGTGCGCTCGGCGGCACTCGAGCTCGGCAAGCAAGGAATCCGCATCAACGCGGTTTGCCCCGGTCCGACGCACACCGGCATGACGAAGGAGATTCGGCAGCTGCAGCCCGTGCACGACGAGCTGCGCCGCCACATCCCGCTCGGCCGCTGGGGCGAGGCGGAAGAGATCGCCGCGGTGCTCGTGTTCCTCTGCTCGCCCGCGGCGTCCTTCGTGAACGGCGCGATCGTGCCGGTCGACGGCGGCGTGTTCGCGGGCACGGCGCAGTTCACGCCGTGGGGGAGTGGGCTCTAG
- a CDS encoding SDR family oxidoreductase, which produces MDLGLKGKKAIVTGATKGIGRAIAETLVAEGAEVAICSRSAESVEAAKKALEQRGGKVFAKAADVGKSDALVAFINEAAAAMGGIDIFVHNPSGGNGMDEKAFRANFEVDLLGAVHSVNTALPHLEKSKGAVIFISTTAAIETFIGPTSYNAIKAALIRHGSGLAQALAPKGIRVNTVSPGPIMIEGGSWDMIKTHRKPMYDATVAGIPAGRMGTAQEIADAVAFLASPRSGFTTGVNLVIDGGFTKRVDF; this is translated from the coding sequence ATGGATCTCGGCCTCAAGGGCAAGAAGGCGATCGTTACGGGCGCGACCAAGGGCATCGGGCGCGCGATTGCGGAGACGCTGGTCGCGGAGGGCGCGGAAGTCGCGATCTGCTCGCGCAGCGCGGAGTCGGTCGAGGCCGCGAAGAAGGCGCTCGAGCAGCGCGGCGGCAAGGTGTTCGCGAAGGCTGCCGACGTGGGAAAGAGCGACGCGCTGGTCGCGTTCATCAACGAGGCGGCGGCGGCGATGGGCGGCATCGACATCTTCGTGCACAACCCGAGCGGCGGGAACGGCATGGACGAGAAGGCCTTCCGCGCAAACTTCGAGGTCGATCTGCTGGGCGCCGTTCACAGCGTGAACACCGCACTCCCGCACCTCGAGAAGTCGAAGGGCGCGGTGATCTTCATCAGCACCACCGCGGCGATCGAGACGTTCATCGGGCCGACGTCGTACAATGCGATCAAGGCCGCGCTGATCCGGCACGGCAGCGGCCTCGCGCAGGCGCTGGCGCCGAAGGGCATTCGCGTGAACACGGTCTCACCGGGCCCGATCATGATCGAGGGCGGCTCCTGGGACATGATCAAGACGCACCGCAAGCCCATGTACGACGCCACCGTCGCCGGCATCCCAGCCGGCCGCATGGGCACCGCGCAGGAGATCGCCGATGCCGTCGCGTTCCTCGCGAGCCCTCGCTCGGGCTTCACCACGGGCGTGAACCTCGTGATCGACGGCGGCTTCACGAAGCGCGTCGACTTCTAA
- a CDS encoding glutathione S-transferase family protein yields the protein MKLYDSIGPNPHMVRMFAAEKGFAFKDVVKIDIMKGENRQAPFLAKNPAGGMPAVELEDGRVIAETIAICELIEETKPTPALIGANAADRAETRMWVRRVEWKIIQPMTDGFRFAEGLPIFKSRMYTAPEAAPALKAIAQEGYKWLDAQLAGRDTIVPGRFSLADVALYALAAFGATVGQPIAPNNTNVLRWFEATKARPSAKA from the coding sequence ATGAAGCTCTACGACTCGATCGGGCCGAACCCGCACATGGTCCGCATGTTTGCGGCGGAGAAGGGGTTCGCGTTCAAGGACGTGGTGAAGATCGACATCATGAAGGGCGAGAACCGGCAGGCGCCGTTTCTCGCGAAGAACCCGGCGGGCGGCATGCCGGCGGTCGAGCTCGAAGACGGGCGCGTGATCGCGGAGACGATCGCGATCTGCGAGCTGATCGAGGAGACGAAGCCGACGCCGGCGCTGATCGGCGCCAACGCCGCGGACCGCGCGGAGACGCGCATGTGGGTGCGGCGCGTCGAGTGGAAGATCATTCAGCCCATGACGGACGGCTTCCGCTTCGCCGAGGGCCTGCCGATCTTCAAGTCGCGCATGTACACCGCGCCCGAGGCGGCGCCGGCTCTCAAGGCGATCGCGCAGGAGGGCTACAAGTGGCTCGACGCGCAGCTCGCCGGCCGCGACACGATCGTGCCCGGGCGCTTCTCGCTGGCGGACGTCGCGCTCTACGCGCTCGCCGCTTTCGGCGCGACCGTCGGCCAGCCGATCGCCCCTAACAACACGAACGTGCTGCGCTGGTTCGAGGCGACGAAGGCGCGGCCCAGCGCGAAGGCGTAA
- a CDS encoding MmcQ/YjbR family DNA-binding protein, with translation MRALCLALPEAREKLTWDVPTLRVREKMFALCGSEDARLTAWLKAPPGAQESLVAYDPRRYFVPPYVGRAGWVGVYLDGRVPWAQVAALVEQSWRLVAPRKLVAKLPVRDED, from the coding sequence ATGCGCGCGCTCTGCCTCGCGCTGCCCGAAGCGCGCGAGAAGCTCACCTGGGACGTGCCCACGTTACGCGTGCGCGAGAAGATGTTCGCGCTGTGCGGCAGCGAGGACGCGCGGCTCACGGCGTGGCTGAAGGCGCCGCCCGGCGCGCAGGAGTCGCTCGTCGCTTACGACCCGCGCCGCTACTTCGTGCCGCCGTACGTCGGACGTGCCGGCTGGGTCGGCGTCTACCTCGACGGCCGCGTGCCGTGGGCGCAGGTCGCCGCGCTCGTGGAGCAGAGCTGGCGGCTCGTCGCGCCGCGGAAGCTCGTGGCGAAGTTGCCCGTGCGCGATGAGGACTAA